Proteins found in one Chondrinema litorale genomic segment:
- a CDS encoding PAS domain-containing protein, translated as MISQSHLNEVQENLDQLKSEINSATFFVKKIEEGVLDVKYPNIDENEITSDSLSGSLISMRNKLVHLNKEDLQRKWTSDGLALFNEILRKNGNDLQEACYQIISNLIKYIKANQGAIYVVKKDKQLIEQIACYAYDRKKYIDQTFQFGEGLIGQIYLEKETLLLHDVPKDFVQITSGLGEAAPNAVIIVPLKVNQEVEGIIELASFKEFRTFEIEFLEKLGESVASTLSNIKVTQQTKLLLEESQQQSESLKAQEEELRQNMEELSATQEELVRKQQESSNILEKFNLITQTTKEGLWDMVVPANMDINDHTPFFWTDRFKQMLGYTNETDFPNVLHSWSDLLHPHDKENTLNAFAEHLNDTTGNTPYDVEYQLKLKNGEYRWFRAIGNTLRNPQGKPIRIAGSLIDIQALKDMQSLQNELELKIEERTKEVNKLLYASKEKNEQLTAQEEELRQNIEEMQATQEALALKNKEIAKNAAESASVIRGIDEVMCTIEFTPNVELNLLSVGGIPIMVKLSF; from the coding sequence ATGATCTCTCAAAGCCACCTAAATGAAGTGCAAGAAAATTTAGACCAATTAAAAAGTGAAATAAACTCAGCCACTTTTTTTGTCAAAAAAATTGAAGAAGGAGTATTAGATGTTAAATATCCCAATATTGATGAAAATGAAATAACTTCAGACTCTCTTTCTGGCTCTTTGATCAGTATGAGAAATAAATTAGTTCATTTAAATAAAGAAGATCTTCAAAGAAAATGGACTAGTGATGGCTTAGCTTTATTTAATGAAATATTAAGAAAAAATGGAAATGACCTTCAGGAAGCATGTTATCAAATTATCAGTAACCTCATTAAGTATATAAAGGCAAATCAAGGTGCTATTTATGTAGTTAAAAAAGATAAACAACTCATTGAACAAATAGCTTGCTATGCCTATGACCGGAAAAAATACATCGATCAAACATTTCAGTTTGGTGAAGGATTGATTGGACAAATTTACTTAGAAAAAGAAACACTTTTGCTGCATGATGTTCCAAAAGACTTTGTGCAAATTACCTCTGGATTAGGTGAAGCTGCTCCTAATGCTGTTATCATTGTTCCTTTAAAAGTCAATCAAGAAGTAGAAGGTATTATCGAGCTTGCTTCTTTTAAAGAGTTCCGCACTTTCGAAATTGAATTTTTAGAAAAACTAGGAGAATCCGTTGCCTCAACCTTATCTAATATCAAAGTAACTCAACAGACAAAACTATTATTAGAAGAAAGCCAACAACAATCAGAATCTTTAAAAGCTCAAGAAGAAGAACTCCGACAAAATATGGAGGAGTTATCTGCCACTCAGGAAGAATTAGTTAGGAAACAACAAGAAAGTAGTAATATATTAGAAAAATTTAATCTTATTACCCAAACTACTAAAGAAGGTTTATGGGATATGGTAGTTCCTGCTAACATGGATATCAATGATCATACACCTTTCTTTTGGACAGATAGATTTAAACAAATGTTAGGATATACAAATGAAACCGATTTTCCTAATGTACTACATTCATGGTCTGATTTATTACATCCTCATGATAAAGAAAATACCCTCAATGCTTTTGCTGAGCATTTAAATGATACTACTGGCAATACTCCATATGATGTAGAATACCAGTTAAAGCTTAAAAATGGTGAGTACAGATGGTTTAGAGCTATCGGTAATACTTTAAGAAATCCTCAAGGTAAACCTATAAGAATTGCAGGGTCTTTAATTGATATTCAAGCGTTGAAAGATATGCAATCCTTGCAAAATGAATTAGAATTAAAAATAGAAGAAAGAACAAAAGAGGTAAACAAGCTTTTATATGCCTCAAAAGAAAAGAATGAACAATTAACTGCTCAAGAGGAAGAGCTGAGACAAAATATTGAGGAAATGCAAGCTACTCAAGAAGCATTAGCCTTAAAAAATAAAGAGATTGCTAAAAATGCCGCAGAATCAGCTAGTGTTATTAGAGGTATAGATGAAGTAATGTGTACCATTGAGTTTACTCCTAATGTTGAACTAAACCTCCTTTCAGTCGGTGGGATTCCAATAATGGTTAAATTGAGTTTTTAA